A window from Ardenticatenales bacterium encodes these proteins:
- a CDS encoding glutamate-5-semialdehyde dehydrogenase: MINLEEMGRAARQASRAMMKLNTARKNAALLAIADELEANATTILAQNSLDIADARARGLSEALVDRLLLTEKRVAGLAADVRGVAGLPDPVGMEISGRVLPNGLRLSKRRIPIGVIGAIYEARPNVTIDIAALCLKTSNAVILRGGSETQRSNMALVRVVQAALARSGVPLGAVQVVGDPDRRHVAALLRLNQYVDMIIPRGGAGLHQLCKEQSTIPVITGGIGICHIYVDESADLARAVDVVENAKVQRPSVCNALDTVLVNRGVAEAFLPALATRLARSKVELRATDDALAILRAGDHDAVVLPAGPDDFDQEWLALILGVKLVDDLDEAIAHIQQHSTEHSDSILTQNWNHANRFVNEINSAAVYVNASTRFTDGGQFGLGAEVAVSTEKLHARGPMGLEELTTYKWIGFGDGHIRE; this comes from the coding sequence ATGATAAACCTGGAAGAGATGGGGCGGGCGGCGCGTCAAGCCAGCCGGGCCATGATGAAGCTGAATACGGCGCGGAAAAACGCGGCGCTGTTGGCGATTGCGGATGAATTGGAGGCGAATGCGACCACGATCCTGGCACAAAACAGCCTGGATATTGCCGATGCGCGCGCGAGGGGGCTGAGTGAGGCGCTGGTGGACCGCCTGCTGCTGACGGAGAAGCGCGTTGCCGGCCTGGCCGCAGATGTGCGCGGCGTTGCCGGCCTGCCGGACCCCGTGGGTATGGAGATTTCGGGGCGGGTGTTGCCCAATGGCTTGCGCCTGAGCAAGCGGCGCATTCCCATTGGCGTGATTGGGGCGATTTATGAGGCGCGCCCCAATGTGACGATTGATATTGCCGCGTTGTGCCTGAAGACGAGTAACGCGGTGATTTTGCGTGGCGGCAGCGAGACGCAGCGCAGTAATATGGCGTTGGTGCGGGTGGTCCAGGCGGCGCTGGCGCGCAGTGGCGTGCCGTTGGGCGCGGTGCAGGTGGTTGGCGACCCGGATCGGCGGCATGTGGCGGCGCTGCTGCGTTTGAATCAGTATGTGGATATGATTATTCCGCGTGGTGGGGCCGGTTTGCATCAGTTGTGCAAGGAGCAGAGTACGATTCCGGTGATTACGGGGGGGATTGGTATTTGCCACATTTATGTGGATGAGAGCGCGGACCTGGCGCGGGCGGTGGATGTTGTGGAGAATGCGAAGGTGCAGCGGCCCAGTGTGTGTAATGCGTTGGATACGGTGTTGGTGAATCGGGGGGTGGCGGAGGCGTTTTTGCCGGCATTAGCCACCCGTCTTGCTCGCTCCAAAGTAGAACTGCGGGCGACCGACGACGCCCTCGCCATCTTGCGTGCCGGAGACCACGACGCCGTGGTCCTGCCCGCCGGTCCTGACGATTTCGACCAGGAGTGGTTGGCCCTCATCCTGGGCGTGAAACTGGTAGACGACCTGGACGAGGCCATCGCCCACATCCAACAGCACAGCACCGAACACTCCGACAGCATTCTCACGCAAAACTGGAACCACGCCAACCGCTTTGTCAACGAAATCAACTCCGCCGCCGTATACGTCAACGCCAGCACCCGCTTCACCGATGGCGGGCAATTCGGGCTGGGCGCGGAAGTTGCCGTGAGTACGGAAAAGCTGCACGCCCGCGGCCCCATGGGGCTGGAGGAACTGACCACCTACAAATGGATTGGCTTTGGCGACGGCCACATCCGGGAATGA
- a CDS encoding bifunctional (p)ppGpp synthetase/guanosine-3',5'-bis(diphosphate) 3'-pyrophosphohydrolase, whose translation MNEKTNALLEKAIAIAVRAHAGHVDRYGQPYILHPLHLMMQMDSPAARMVAVLHDVVEDTEVTLADLQAAGFPAEVLEAVSLLTHDRERVSYEAYVAGIKPHPLARKVKLADLQHNMDIRRLPHLEPKDLERLQKYHRAWLTLTE comes from the coding sequence ATGAACGAGAAAACAAACGCTTTGCTGGAAAAGGCCATCGCCATCGCCGTGCGGGCGCACGCGGGGCACGTGGACCGTTACGGACAGCCGTATATTTTGCACCCGCTGCACCTGATGATGCAGATGGATTCGCCGGCGGCGCGTATGGTGGCGGTGCTGCATGATGTGGTGGAGGACACGGAGGTGACGTTGGCTGACCTCCAGGCGGCGGGGTTCCCGGCGGAGGTTTTGGAGGCGGTGAGCCTGTTGACGCATGATCGGGAAAGGGTGTCTTATGAGGCGTATGTTGCCGGCATTAAGCCCCACCCCCTCGCGCGCAAAGTCAAACTGGCCGACCTGCAACACAACATGGACATCCGCCGCCTGCCCCACCTGGAACCAAAAGACCTGGAGCGGCTGCAAAAGTACCACCGCGCCTGGCTCACCCTCACCGAATAA
- a CDS encoding PspC domain-containing protein — protein MKGKMIRSKDDRMILGVAGGLGNYFNIDPVFIRIGFVLLTLASLGKGALLYLLLALVMPEEGAPVAKAQPFDEEEIIINDAV, from the coding sequence ATGAAAGGCAAAATGATTCGTTCCAAAGATGACCGCATGATCCTTGGCGTCGCCGGCGGTCTCGGTAATTACTTCAACATCGATCCCGTCTTCATTCGCATTGGCTTTGTGCTGCTGACATTGGCTTCTCTGGGCAAGGGGGCGTTGCTTTATCTCCTCCTGGCCCTGGTTATGCCGGAAGAGGGCGCGCCGGTGGCCAAGGCGCAGCCGTTTGATGAGGAAGAAATCATCATCAACGACGCGGTCTGA
- a CDS encoding PspA/IM30 family protein, whose amino-acid sequence MASLLQKLNTLIKANLHEMADRAVQKSDLAVYDEYIRQAERELAQFVRTIEPMYAQVKTTSRRREDLANKAARLDAAVDAFLLQGKRTEAMVTQKQLSSAMKLIQTYNASLERQVAAAEMLEDVRVKLEGRLDLVRQEREELGFLLQLAKSKEMSAQAMKSLDSLMGVGDSEVAQAAENIRRRLDHADAAWEVQAGRLDNQLDDAMQSLEVEAELAARMERLGIQ is encoded by the coding sequence ATGGCTTCCTTACTGCAAAAACTCAACACCCTGATCAAGGCAAATTTACACGAGATGGCCGACCGCGCCGTGCAAAAGAGCGATCTGGCCGTTTATGACGAGTATATCCGGCAGGCGGAGCGCGAACTGGCGCAGTTTGTGCGCACGATTGAGCCGATGTACGCGCAGGTGAAGACGACGAGCCGCCGCCGGGAGGACCTGGCGAACAAGGCGGCGCGCCTGGATGCGGCGGTGGATGCTTTTTTGCTTCAGGGTAAGCGCACGGAGGCGATGGTGACACAGAAGCAGTTGTCTTCGGCGATGAAGCTGATCCAGACGTACAATGCGTCGCTGGAGCGGCAGGTGGCCGCGGCGGAGATGCTGGAGGATGTGCGCGTGAAGTTGGAGGGGCGTCTTGATCTGGTGCGGCAGGAGCGGGAGGAGTTGGGCTTTTTGCTGCAACTGGCGAAGTCGAAGGAGATGTCGGCGCAGGCGATGAAGTCTCTGGATTCTTTGATGGGGGTGGGGGACAGTGAGGTGGCGCAGGCGGCGGAGAATATCCGGCGGCGGTTGGATCATGCGGACGCGGCCTGGGAGGTGCAGGCGGGTCGGCTGGATAATCAACTTGATGACGCGATGCAGAGCCTGGAGGTGGAGGCGGAACTGGCGGCGCGCATGGAGCGGTTGGGCATTCAATGA
- a CDS encoding glycosyltransferase, translated as MKVALVHDWMNQMGGAEDVLAALVDLFPDAPVYTSLYARDKMPASWQTWDIRTSIIDRLPFAHRKQQLYFPFYPFAFEQFDFRGYDLVISNKSGFCHGIITDTNTLHLCYCLTPTRYVWRYHQYAEQENLSPLVRRLLPPFLTQLRQWDRLAADRVDDFIAISEVVRRRIAKIYHREATIIYPPVDTSRFMPSAHVDDYYLFVGRLVPYRRLDVLIEAFNRLRLPLVIAGTGRDHERLAALAGPDITFLGYVPDADLPDLMARCRAFIFPGEEDFGIAPIQAMAAGRPVIAYAAGGALDTVIPGQTGALFTEQTAAAIMETVRAFAPQEIAVATLRAQARRYDVDVFRRRITDFVAQKVDGGRTKDEGNS; from the coding sequence ATGAAAGTCGCACTCGTACACGACTGGATGAACCAGATGGGCGGGGCCGAGGACGTGCTGGCGGCGCTGGTGGACTTGTTCCCCGATGCGCCGGTCTACACTTCCTTGTATGCGCGAGATAAAATGCCGGCATCCTGGCAAACCTGGGACATTCGCACCTCCATCATTGACCGCCTCCCCTTTGCCCACCGCAAACAGCAACTCTACTTCCCATTTTATCCCTTCGCCTTTGAACAGTTCGACTTCCGCGGCTACGACCTGGTCATCAGCAACAAAAGCGGCTTTTGCCACGGCATCATCACCGACACCAACACCCTGCACCTGTGCTACTGCCTCACACCGACGCGCTACGTCTGGCGCTACCACCAGTACGCGGAACAGGAAAACCTGAGTCCGCTGGTGCGCCGCCTGCTGCCGCCGTTTTTGACGCAGTTGCGCCAGTGGGACCGGTTGGCGGCGGACCGCGTGGACGACTTTATTGCCATCTCAGAGGTTGTACGTCGCCGAATCGCCAAGATTTATCACCGCGAGGCGACTATCATTTACCCACCCGTGGACACCAGCCGGTTTATGCCATCCGCCCATGTCGATGATTACTATTTGTTCGTGGGGCGGTTGGTTCCCTACCGGCGGCTGGATGTGTTGATTGAGGCATTTAACCGGCTGCGACTTCCGTTGGTCATTGCCGGCACAGGCCGCGACCACGAGCGACTGGCGGCCCTCGCCGGCCCTGACATTACCTTCCTCGGCTACGTACCCGACGCCGATCTGCCCGACCTGATGGCTCGCTGCCGCGCCTTCATCTTTCCCGGCGAAGAGGATTTTGGCATCGCCCCCATCCAGGCCATGGCCGCCGGTCGTCCCGTCATCGCCTACGCTGCCGGCGGCGCGCTGGATACCGTCATTCCCGGCCAGACCGGCGCCCTGTTTACCGAACAGACCGCGGCAGCCATCATGGAAACCGTGCGCGCCTTCGCGCCGCAAGAGATCGCCGTCGCCACCCTGCGCGCCCAGGCCCGCCGCTATGACGTGGACGTTTTCCGCCGGCGTATCACCGATTTCGTGGCGCAAAAGGTGGATGGTGGCAGGACAAAGGATGAAGGTAACAGCTAA